In Hoplias malabaricus isolate fHopMal1 chromosome 6, fHopMal1.hap1, whole genome shotgun sequence, a single window of DNA contains:
- the slc52a2 gene encoding solute carrier family 52, riboflavin transporter, member 2 isoform X2, which produces MSDGWWNHTFVTHILVALFGMGSWISVNSLWVELPVVVNILPEGWSLPAYLSVLIAFGNLGPVAVTLTHHFAPGRLNERLVIHSIQTLAVVASVFLAIFWSRVTTVAGEQRSLPFLLLSFVLAFVCCTSNVTFLPFMYRYPPEYIRTFFVGQGLSALFPCVVALGQGVGKVECQEMENGTKPVYFKENFPAQDFYWFLFVMLTISALCFFALTYRVVTPPAEIEAQAPELQVTKDQEDEDHPLKNGASLVSEEQVELEKQAPAVTFWTLNNIYLLSLLGLSNALTNGVLPSVQSFSCLPYGAIAFHLSVVLGNIANPLACFVAMFFLLRSSAGLGVISLVGCVFAAYLLALAALSPCPPLLDRNNVGVAVVVLSWIVFTGLFSYLKVVVGSLLHEAGHTALLWCGVFIQAGSLLGAVTMFPLVSVYHFFHQAQDCVNNCG; this is translated from the exons ATGTCCGACGGCTGGTGGAACCATACGTTTGTAACTCACATTCTTGTGGCTTTGTTCGGGATGGGGTCCTGGATTTCTGTAAACTCACTTTGGGTTGAGCTGCCCGTTGTTGTGAATATCTTACCTGAAG GATGGAGTCTTCCTGCGTATCTCTCTGTGCTGATTGCGTTTGGAAATTTGGGGCCGGTGGCAGTGACTCTAACTCACCACTTTGCTCCTGGACGTCTGAACGAGCGCTTGGTTATTCACAGCATCCAGACCCTGGCAGTGGTGGCTTCAGTTTTTCTTGCCATCTTCTGGTCCAGGGTGACCACAGTGGCTGGAGAACAGAGATCTTTACCATTCCTGCTGTTGTCTTTTGTCCTGGCGTTTGTGTGCTGCACTTCTAACGTCACATTCTTGCCTTTTATGTATCGCTACCCTCCAGAATATATCAGGACTTTTTTCGTGGGACAGGGCCTTAGTGCCCTCTTCCCCTGTGTTGTTGCACTAGGGCAGGGAGTAGGGAAAGTGGAGTGTCAGGAGATGGAAAACGGAACAAAGCCGGTGTATTTTAAGGAGAACTTCCCTGCCCAGGACTTTTACTGGTTCCTGTTTGTCATGCTGACTATCTCTGCTCTCTGCTTCTTTGCACTGACCTACAGAGTTGTGACACCTCCAGCAGAAATTGAAGCTCAAGCCCCCGAGCTTCAAGTGACAAAAGATCAAGAAGATGAAGACCACCCGTTAAAAAATGGGGCGTCACTGGTGTCAGAGGAACAGGTGGAATTGGAGAAACAGGCCCCTGCTGTGACTTTCTGGACTTTAAACAACATTTACCTGCTCTCTCTGCTGGGACTGTCCAATGCTCTGACCAATGGGGTGCTGCCCTCTGTCCAGAGCTTCTCTTGCCTTCCCTATGGAGCCATTGCCTTTCACCTCTCTGTCGTCTTGGGAAACATCGCCAACCCTCTGGCCTGCTTCGTGGCTATGTTTTTCCTGCTAAG GTCCAGTGCTGGTCTTGGTGTTATATCGCTGGTGGGATGTGTTTTTGCTGCGTATCTCTTGGCTCTGGCTGCTCTCAGCCCCTGTCCACCTCTGCTGGACAGGAATAATGTAGGAGTGGCTGTGGTG GTTCTCAGCTGGATCGTGTTCACCGGGCTCTTCTCGTATCTGAAGGTGGTAGTGGGCAGTCTGCTGCACGAGGCCGGTCACACAGCTCTTCTCTGGTGTGGAGTCTTCATCCAGGCCGGCTCTCTGCTCGGAGCGGTCACCATGTTCCCTCTGGTCAGCGTTTATCACTTCTTCCATCAAGCTCAGGACTGCGTCAACAACTGTGGATAA
- the slc52a2 gene encoding solute carrier family 52, riboflavin transporter, member 2 isoform X1 yields MEDLEDSSFSDLSAMSIATDLKDDFYFRIVNNFLESQTGNHSDLEERPCTNRFMVQVGLMREEHELPWENIIKWLQKIFPKYQATDFHCLIERNTETAMSLTGDARTSFLDSDVNFEFVGPICDSIGIGRTDLLEMSDFSDSAKLTAVTNGLILELTSFIAREKIDPVVLVSWLRNFDPKFCSDGKIYKANKLLQASLKKFRIQYRNSQSSSNWRSGMFEEFLQSPFEFVSDLDETEHKLRRKLPGLSQEGSHFRTPEIKEENEPLDISEHQDASSHLISVKEDCDPVPVRHVPQAQILEEDPRFDTGDCVTLLDHYFLSLQKLAELYGGKNETAKKVSMDLLKNQFSFMLKQDAVMKSLNGKVMAYVLAQADQPLLTPLSFLQCTSQFLFDLIEAIEKQIMSFEREIVSNTGDKLGRDKNPRFRSLVNFDESTVTRYIHMASEILCPTEEMNNTYRRHWLAFCIERKNPSTLPISKSNRFMNYFEAAAGLVHHHKDVALFVSDLQQLNDNSNVILDSVSEDASDEAIQTLVCVVAVVYCKVLGPFWQLLKSNAQYILFSKYIFSLYEKLLEWSQDVSVLLKPEPVTNLFLQFPQQEKNFPGVFIFCKENAENQYGTLLRVCLQRIMKVLAAVIEEDLKEFLPGGKYSREPSEELVKQLESCTFSQMMGEYMFGHGYPYKKRRPDQTQTESNRAEESTRMPTLSPQEKRRESPREVSVGKVHQKPKPYGMFERANMRPIERLRRTRLKLSGQRQKAQKQEQFYKETIQATVAKNGGPCRTVEDVDRLLTRIEGTHHSQQRAALRCELTFQNIILGSKVKKIKYIGSSLADMVAKLKALLPSEQSTASVISEPATNVVNQVNSDPNQITDIAPENQSIDIPQISQEDPIPSSPPSQILSDFIDVVNIDQENIFEGLENSGSDEFFLISP; encoded by the exons ATGGAGGACCTAGAAGACTCCAGTTTCAGTGATCTTAGTGCCATGAGCATCGCTACTGACTTGA AGGATGATTTCTACTTCAGGATTGTCAATAATTTCCTGGAATCTCAGACTGGCAACCACTCAGATCTTGAGGAACGGCCCTGCACAAACCGGTTCATGGTTCAAGTTGGACTAATGAGAGAGGAGCATGAACTTCCTTgggaaaatataataaaatggctTCAGAAGATATTTCCAAAGTATCAGGCCACAGACTTTCATTGCTTGATAGAGAGGAATACAGAAACAGCAATGAGCTTAACAGGAGATGCCAGGACAAGCTTTCTCGATTCAGACGTTAATTTTGAGTTTGTTGGCCCAATATGTGATAGCATTGGCATCGGAAGGACAGATTTGCTGGAAATGTCTGATTTTTCTGATTCTGCGAAATTAACTGCTGTTACCAATGGCCTGATTCTAGAGCTGACCAGCTTTATAGCAAGAGAAAAAATCGACCCAGTTGTCTTAGTGTCATGGCTTCGTAACTTTGATCCCAAGTTCTGTAGTGATGGTAAGATCTACAAAGCCAACAAGCTCCTTCAGGCTAGTCTAAAAAAGTTCAGAATACAGTACAGAAACAGTCAGAGTAGCAGTAACTGGAGAAGTGGGATGTTTGAAGAATTTCTTCAAAGTCCATTTGAATTTGTTTCTGATTTGGATGAGACAGAACACAAGTTGAGAAGGAAGCTGCCTGGGTTGAGCCAAGAAGGATCTCACTTTCGAACCCCAGAGATCAAGGAAGAAAATGAACCATTGGACATCTCAGAGCACCAGGATGCTTCATCCCACTTGATTAGCGTAAAGGAGGACTGTGATCCTGTACCAGTGAGGCATGTGCCTCAAGCACAAATCCTAGAAGAAGACCCACGATTTGACACGGGTGATTGCGTCACTCTACTTGATCACTACTTTTTGTCTTTACAGAAGCTTGCAGAATTGTATGGAGGGAAGAATGAAACTGCAAAGAAAGTGTCGATGGATCTCCTCAAGAATCAGTTTTCTTTTATGCTCAAACAAGATGCTGTAATGAAGTCTCTGAATGGGAAGGTCATGGCCTACGTCTTGGCCCAAGCAGATCAACCTCTGTTGACACCTCTCAGTTTCCTTCAGTGTACCTCTCAGTTCCTTTTTGACCTAATTGAGGCAATTGAGAAGCAGATCATGTCATTTGAGAGGGAAATTGTGAGCAACACAGGGGATAAGCTTGGCCGGGACAAGAACCCGAGGTTTAGAAGCTTAGTGAACTTTGATGAGAGCACTGTCACTCGTTACATCCACATGGCTTCTGAGATTTTGTGCCCAACAGAAGAAATGAACAACACTTACCGAAGGCACTGGCTCGCCTTTTGCATTGAGAGGAAGAACCCTTCCACGTTGCCTATCAGTAAGTCAAACAGATTCATGAACTATTTTGAGGCAGCAGCTGGACTTGTTCACCATCACAAGGATGTTGCTCTCTTTGTTTCTGATCTGCAGCAACTGAACGACAATTCGAACGTTATTCTGGACAGTGTCAGTGAAGACGCTAGCGATGAGGCTATACAGACTCTGGTCTGTGTGGTGGCTGTTGTGTACTGTAAAGTCTTGGGTCCTTTCTGGCAGCTTCTGAAGAGCAATGCGCAGTACATACTCTTCAGTAAGtacattttctctctttatGAGAAGCTCCTGGAGTGGTCTCAAGATGTCTCAGTTCTGCTGAAACCTGAGCCTGTGACCAATCTGTTTCTCCAATTCCCACAGCAAGAGAAGAATTTTCCAGGAGTCTTTATATTCTGCAAAGAAAATGCAGAAAATCAGTACGGCACTCTGTTGAGGGTGTGTTTGCAGAGAATAATGAAGGTCCTTGCAGCTGTGATTGAGGAAGACCTCAAAGAGTTCCTACCTGGAGGCAAATACAGCAGAGAACCTTCGGAGGAACTTGTCAAACAGTTGGAGTCTTGCACCTTTTCCCAGATGATGGGCGAGTACATGTTCGGTCATGGGTATCCTTACAAAAAAAGACGACCAGACCAAACTCAGACAGAGAGTAACCGAGCAGAAGAGTCTACAAGGATGCCCACTCTCTCACCTcaggaaaagagaagagaatccCCAAGAGAAGTTAGTGTTGGTAAAGTACATCAGAAACCAAAGCCATATGGCATGTTTGAAAGAGCAAATATGCGACCCATTGAAAGATTGAGGAGGACGAGGTTAAAGCTATCGGGCCAGAGGCAGAAAGCTCAAAAGCAAGAACAGTTTTACAAGGAAACAATCCAGGCCACAGTTGCCAAAAACGGTGGCCCCTGTAGAACTGTTGAAGACGTAGATCGGCTGCTCACGAGAATAGAAGGAACCCACCACTCTCAACAGCGAGCGGCCCTTCGGTGCGAGTTAACATTCCAGAATATCATTCTTGGCTCCAAAGTCAAAAAGATAAAGTACATAGGCTCTTCTTTGGCGGATATGGTCGCCAAACTGAAGGCGCTTTTGCCAAGTGAGCAAAGTACAGCAAGTGTCATCTCTGAACCAGCTACAAATGTTGTTAACCAGGTAAACAGCGATCCAAACCAAATTACTGACATTGCACCAGAGAACCAGAGTATTGACATTCCACAAATATCACAAGAAGACCCCATCCCATCATCTCCACCATCTCAGATTTTGAGTGATTTCATAGATGTGGTGAACATAGACCAAGAAAACATCTTTGAGGGTCTTGAAAATTCTGGCTCCGATGAATTTTTCCTGATTTCACCATAA
- the fbxl6 gene encoding F-box/LRR-repeat protein 6, protein MDSPELAPPDENPVSGPSLTPRPEEEVISQATQRRQTKKRKVSTPKEEKSKKKKKISVRRPPRPSYTVQHGEDMLLIISNIDQFDSVKRKVFKKKIKVEAKAKTKSTSSVKKNKAPPKRKASKLTKEASVSDVHREEFNWGYSLPVEVLVKIFELVVVEEGAVPFLCRVGRVCRLWNSAASSLTLWRNVTIGFCWTEPGKSQAPGTQQKITNTITWLAEDRFSQLRDFSLCHWKKQVDFVVKTVAQSSVHLRSLKLSYCQGVTKEAFETLSTTCPSLQSINVQHTEFQDNGLVSFLETHGSQLKRLFFTHSTKSDKLLGVLCRGCCPELRVLEINTKLDSGYCPLPICIQALQAGCPKLQVFRLMNVSPIPKTIRNSPSSTLGFPLLEELCIASSSHSFMTDQDLLNVLHGSPLLRVLDLRGCSRVTATGLYNLPCQALECFYWGLYFNSNAMVASNKGLHLLTQKWSSSLRELDLTNQPFSTEDLEIAMGHLAHGPTAENFRSLNLSGTKISSLALRLLVAQSTALTYLNLSSCRYLPRGLKRVYRGQEDIQQLLDHLA, encoded by the exons ATGGACAGTCCCGAGTTAGCCCCTCCAGATGAAAACCCGGTGAGTGGTCCCTCCCTCACTCCACGTCCTGAAGAGGAGGTGATATCCCAGGCCACACAGAGAAGACAAACCAAGAAAAGGAAAGTCAGCACCCCGAAAGAGGAGAAGagcaagaagaaaaagaaaatcagcGTCCGAAGACCTCCGAGACCCAGTTACACCGTCCAACACGGAGAGGACATGCTCCTCATCATCTCAAACATCGACCAGTTCGACAGCGTCAAACGAAAAGTattcaagaagaaaattaaagTAGAGGCAAAGGCAAAGACAAAGAGCACTTCTTCAGTCAAGAAAAATAAAGCTCCCCCCAAACGGAAAGCCTCTAAACTCACAAAAGAAGCTTCGGTCAGTGATGTTCATCGGGAGGAGTTTAATTGGGGCTACAGTCTCCCAGTGGAGGTTCTGGTTAAAATCTTTGAGCTGGTCGTTGTTGAAGAAGGTGCTGTGCCTTTTCTGTGCAG GGTCGGGAGAGTGTGTCGTCTGTGGAACAGTGCTGCGTCGTCTCTGACTTTGTGGCGTAATGTTACTATCGGTTTCTGCTGGACAGAACCTGGTAAGAGTCAGGCACCTGGAACTCAACAGAAGATTACGAACACTATAACGTGGCTAGCAGAAGACAG GTTCTCCCAGCTGAGGGatttctcactctgtcactgGAAAAAACAAGTGGACTTCGTTGTTAAG aCTGTAGCTCAATCCAGCGTACATCTCAGGTCTCTGAAGCTGTCGTACTGCCAGGGTGTGACAAAAGAAGCTTTTGAAACGCTCAGCACCACCTGTCCttctctgcagagtataaatgTCCAGCACACAGAG TTTCAGGACAATGGCCTGGTTTCCTTCCTCGAGACGCATGGAAGTCAACTCAAAAggcttttttttacacacagcacaaaaagTGACAAACTACTTGGTGTTTTATGC AGAGGGTGTTGCCCTGAGCTCCGAGTATTGGAGATCAATACAAAGTTGGACAGTGGATATTGCCCTCTTCCGATCTGTATACAGGCTCTGCAGGCGGGCTGCCCAAAGCTCCAG GTTTTTAGGCTAATGAACGTCAGCCCCATTCCAAAAACCATCCGTAACTCTCCCAGCTCCACGCTTGGTTTCCCGCTGCTGGAGGAACTGTGTATCGCCTCTTCCTCTCATTCATTTATGACAGACCAAGACTTGCTGAACGTTCTCCATGGTTCTCCTCTCCTTCGGGTTCTAGACCTCCGTGGCTGCTCTCGGGTCACAGCCACAGGACTCTACAATCTGCCTTGCCAAg CTCTTGAGTGTTTCTACTGGGGGCTGTATTTTAACAGCAATGCAATGGTGGCATCCAACAAAGGTCTTCACTTGCTGACTCAGAAATGGAGCAGTTCTCTGAGAGAGCTGGATCTCACAAACCAGCCATTCTCTACAGAGGACCTGGAGATCGCCATGGGTCATCTGGCTCACGGCCCCACAGCTGAGAACTTCCGCTCACTTAATCTCAGCGGGACAAAGATCTCCTCTTTAGCTCTCAG GTTACTCGTGGCTCAGTCTACAGCTCTAACCTACTTGAATCTGTCGTCTTGTCGTTATCTTCCACGGGGACTCAAACGGGTTTATCGAGGCCAAGAGGACATTCAACAGCTACTAGACCACTTGGCCTAA